In a single window of the Anaerolineales bacterium genome:
- a CDS encoding G5 domain-containing protein: protein MHREIIPARFFRSSAKPFPSPRTFAGWAAAVCLLAAGFSSCAAPQAKAPDVAVILIVDNERRDLQIAPGTTVANVLAQAGVLLGPLDRVIPPLYSLIADGSTVRVIRVAETFEVERVAIPFQRQIVRNEALPPDETRLIQAGAEGLQEITYRIITEDGIETSRTPLRTTLIKEAVPEILMIGAASSFRNVPIKGALAYLDGGNAWILTQDSGNRFPLVASADLDSRVFSLSPDGQWLLFSRGEEARLNALFAVAAFGGEQPFPLGVFNVIHFADWSPAQKRTIAFSTVEPATSAPGWKAKNDLRLISFDEKGKTGAETILLPPNTEGAYAWWGTKFAWSPDGSKLAYARPDEVGWIPAGGGVRRSLLAITPFRTLADWVWLPAISWTPDGAFLLTVQHGEPLGSEAPEDSPAFDLVAVPSAGGDPIILAEQTGMFAYPAPGPALSLTYERGYNVAFLQAIRPSESDRSRYRLMVFDRDGSNLRAVFPPESEPGLTAGEAAQAEWSPDGSQIALVYEGNLWIVDLASGEGQPLTGDGQVTKVDWR from the coding sequence ATGCACCGCGAAATTATACCAGCGCGTTTTTTCCGATCATCCGCGAAGCCTTTCCCGTCTCCGCGCACCTTTGCCGGATGGGCGGCGGCGGTCTGTCTCCTGGCGGCCGGATTCTCTTCCTGCGCCGCGCCGCAGGCGAAGGCGCCGGACGTGGCGGTGATCCTGATCGTCGACAACGAACGGCGCGACCTGCAGATCGCGCCGGGGACGACCGTGGCCAACGTTTTGGCGCAGGCGGGAGTGCTCCTCGGCCCACTCGATCGGGTGATTCCGCCTTTGTATTCGCTGATCGCCGACGGCTCCACGGTGCGCGTGATCCGGGTGGCCGAAACCTTCGAGGTGGAACGGGTGGCGATTCCCTTCCAACGGCAAATTGTCCGCAACGAAGCCCTGCCTCCCGATGAAACGCGGCTGATCCAGGCGGGCGCGGAGGGCCTGCAGGAAATTACCTATCGGATCATCACCGAGGACGGCATTGAAACCTCGCGCACGCCCTTGCGCACCACGCTGATCAAGGAGGCGGTGCCGGAAATCCTGATGATCGGCGCCGCGTCCTCCTTCCGCAACGTGCCGATCAAGGGCGCGCTGGCTTACCTTGACGGCGGGAACGCCTGGATTCTGACTCAGGATTCCGGCAACCGATTTCCGCTGGTAGCTTCAGCGGATTTGGATTCGCGGGTTTTTTCACTCTCGCCCGACGGGCAATGGCTCCTGTTTTCGCGCGGAGAGGAGGCGCGCCTGAATGCGCTGTTTGCGGTCGCCGCCTTCGGCGGAGAACAGCCCTTCCCGCTCGGGGTGTTCAACGTGATCCACTTCGCCGATTGGTCACCCGCCCAAAAACGCACCATCGCCTTCTCGACGGTCGAGCCGGCGACGTCGGCGCCGGGTTGGAAGGCGAAGAACGACCTGCGCCTGATCTCCTTCGACGAAAAGGGAAAGACGGGGGCGGAGACAATCCTCCTACCCCCGAACACCGAAGGGGCGTATGCCTGGTGGGGGACGAAGTTCGCATGGTCGCCCGACGGAAGCAAACTGGCCTACGCCCGGCCGGACGAGGTCGGCTGGATCCCCGCTGGCGGAGGTGTCCGCCGCTCCTTGCTGGCGATCACCCCCTTCCGCACGCTCGCCGACTGGGTCTGGCTGCCCGCCATCAGTTGGACACCCGACGGAGCTTTTCTACTCACCGTCCAGCACGGCGAACCGCTGGGCTCCGAGGCGCCCGAGGACAGCCCGGCTTTCGACCTGGTCGCCGTTCCGTCCGCCGGGGGGGATCCGATCATCCTGGCGGAACAAACCGGGATGTTCGCTTACCCTGCCCCCGGCCCGGCGCTCAGTCTTACGTACGAACGAGGGTATAATGTCGCCTTTCTGCAGGCGATCCGGCCTTCGGAAAGCGACCGCAGCAGGTACCGCCTGATGGTTTTCGACCGCGACGGAAGCAACTTGCGGGCGGTCTTTCCGCCGGAAAGCGAACCGGGATTGACCGCCGGAGAGGCGGCACAGGCCGAATGGTCGCCGGACGGGTCCCAAATCGCCTTGGTATACGAAGGCAATTTGTGGATCGTCGACCTCGCCAGCGGCGAAGGCCAGCCGTT
- a CDS encoding rRNA pseudouridine synthase produces the protein MGKERLQKILAAAGLDSRRGCETLIEAGRVVVNGKRAVLGMSADPEADEIRVDGRRLPARPRPRTFALHKPRRVVSSLAAQGERSTVRDLLPFPGRFYPVGRLDLDSEGLILLTNDGELAQRISHPKFEVEKEYGVLVARRPSEDQLAAWRRGVVLEDGFQTAPMSVKFVAPQGRGAWLRIVMHEGRKHELRDVGSRIGLPVVRIIRRRIGSVVLGGLRPGQYRELTAQETRSLRLPPEPKSGARSEPRRESSVGRGKRKIGKG, from the coding sequence GTGGGCAAGGAACGCCTGCAGAAAATCCTCGCCGCGGCCGGATTGGATTCGCGGCGCGGCTGCGAAACGCTAATCGAAGCGGGACGGGTAGTGGTCAACGGGAAACGCGCCGTGCTGGGGATGAGCGCCGATCCGGAAGCGGACGAAATCCGCGTCGACGGCCGGCGGCTTCCCGCGCGGCCGCGCCCGCGGACCTTTGCGCTGCACAAGCCGCGGCGGGTCGTTTCGTCCCTCGCCGCGCAGGGCGAACGCTCCACCGTGAGGGATCTCCTGCCCTTTCCAGGAAGGTTCTATCCCGTCGGCCGGCTGGATCTGGACAGCGAGGGGTTGATCCTTCTGACCAACGACGGGGAACTCGCCCAACGGATCTCCCATCCGAAGTTCGAAGTCGAAAAAGAGTATGGCGTGCTGGTAGCCCGGCGGCCCTCGGAGGACCAGCTGGCGGCGTGGAGGAGGGGGGTCGTTCTGGAGGACGGATTCCAAACCGCGCCGATGTCGGTAAAATTTGTGGCCCCGCAAGGGCGCGGAGCTTGGCTGCGGATCGTCATGCACGAAGGGCGCAAGCACGAATTGCGCGATGTCGGCAGCCGGATCGGCCTGCCGGTCGTGCGGATCATCCGCCGCCGGATCGGCAGTGTGGTCCTGGGGGGCCTGAGGCCCGGCCAGTACCGCGAGTTGACCGCCCAAGAAACGAGATCGCTCCGCCTTCCGCCGGAGCCGAAGTCCGGCGCCCGCTCAGAGCCGCGGCGGGAATCCTCCGTTGGCCGCGGCAAGAGGAAAATCGGAAAGGGGTAG
- a CDS encoding TIGR03663 family protein, translated as MESTSPATSWFDQPVAGRTSLRREHLLWAILILAAAVTRFAMLEPRVISHDEGQHVQMAWSLFRGAGYTPNPMTHGPFQILAVAASYALFGASDFSSRVPAALFGVAAVALLYLFRRWLGKGGALAAGALMLVSPYMLYYSRYVRNESFVVVWGLLMFYAVGRYLESRQPRWLYLLAAALALHYATKETAFIYAGLAILFLLGLVFLQLSRTPWESSDRKARFQIFLALAILLAVCGLGLIVAGRAELIDAARAAGVVTDPERMTHTDIWISHPMVVLGLALIFASAGFLIAGAAAPIREFGLAGLREKIPAVDLLVVFSTTLLPQLAALPMAVFNLNPFDGDPYEKIKDVNYIFATLVCLAGVTVPAVAVGWMWNRKLWAICAGIFFGVYVLLFSVCFTNFSGVVMGLIAAVNYWMAQQEVQRGAQPWYYYLILQIPMYEYLPALLALTAPGIALFLRRKPASAAAAGKAEDSIERAEPTSVWRSIADFPMVWLFGYWSLTALLVFTLAGEKMPWLTVHIALPFILLGGWAVSRVAEGVDWPEILEWPRWVGLAAVPAALIAAVAAAGSALGGARPLSGDTLDALSASGDFVFLSLMAVGGILLIGSLWRGVNSGFFPRLAYLGTALVLGICSMRAAWMASYIHYDDATEFLVYAHAASGVKTAMTQIEDISRKTAGGVDLVVPYDVRSGWLLNWYLREYPNAYNYGDRLERPLADAPVVIVGDFYWSQADQLLSETHYAFTYMRMWWPMMDYFGLTWDRVWNAVNDPAYRSALWRIWFYRDYGEYARLTNQSLTLSNWPSGERMRLYVRKDLAAQVWQYGSEAFTPPAALDPYAGAVRSVAAADLWGLEGEQTGAFQRPRAVAAAPDGSFYVADTGNHRIQHFGPQGDFLTAWGSFSGMEAAQAPEGTFNEPWGVAVGPDGSVYVADTWNYRVQKFAPDGEFLAVWGATTSADPGYQFYGPRAIAVDSQNRVFVADTGNKRIVYFDSEGNYLGEIGSPGFDYGQFDEPVGLAFAPDGRLYVADTWNRRIQVFQEIERRFEYFTEWPVAGWEGQSTDTKPYLAVSADGRVWATDPGNARILVFDADGAFLFTFGAYGTDAASFAMPTGIAVDAEGRVFVTDTDNHRVMLFSGL; from the coding sequence ATGGAATCGACATCCCCAGCCACTTCCTGGTTCGATCAACCGGTAGCGGGGCGCACTTCCCTGCGTCGGGAGCACCTCCTCTGGGCGATTCTGATCTTGGCCGCGGCAGTCACCCGGTTCGCGATGCTCGAGCCGCGCGTGATCAGCCACGACGAAGGACAGCACGTTCAGATGGCCTGGTCGCTGTTCCGGGGAGCCGGCTACACCCCCAATCCGATGACCCATGGGCCGTTTCAGATCCTCGCCGTGGCCGCTTCCTACGCCTTGTTCGGAGCGAGCGATTTTTCATCGCGCGTGCCCGCCGCCCTGTTCGGCGTGGCGGCGGTCGCCTTGCTGTACCTGTTCCGCCGGTGGCTGGGGAAAGGCGGGGCGCTGGCGGCCGGAGCGCTGATGCTGGTTTCCCCGTATATGCTGTATTACTCGCGCTACGTCCGCAACGAGTCGTTCGTGGTGGTGTGGGGGTTGCTGATGTTCTACGCTGTCGGCCGCTACCTGGAAAGCCGGCAGCCCCGCTGGCTCTACCTGCTGGCGGCCGCCCTGGCCCTGCATTATGCGACCAAGGAAACCGCTTTTATCTATGCCGGATTGGCGATCCTGTTCCTGCTCGGCTTGGTCTTCCTTCAACTCTCACGCACTCCCTGGGAGAGTTCGGACCGCAAGGCTCGCTTCCAAATCTTTCTGGCGCTGGCGATCCTCCTCGCCGTATGCGGATTGGGTTTGATCGTCGCCGGAAGGGCGGAGCTGATCGACGCCGCGCGCGCCGCGGGCGTCGTGACGGACCCGGAACGAATGACCCACACCGACATCTGGATCAGTCATCCGATGGTCGTACTCGGACTGGCGCTGATCTTCGCTTCGGCCGGATTCCTGATCGCGGGCGCCGCCGCGCCAATCCGTGAGTTCGGTTTGGCGGGATTGCGGGAGAAAATCCCGGCCGTCGATCTGCTGGTGGTGTTCTCAACGACCCTGCTTCCGCAGTTGGCCGCGCTGCCGATGGCGGTGTTCAACCTTAATCCCTTCGACGGGGATCCGTACGAAAAAATAAAGGATGTCAATTACATCTTCGCGACTTTGGTCTGCCTGGCCGGGGTGACCGTCCCAGCGGTCGCCGTCGGATGGATGTGGAACCGGAAATTGTGGGCAATTTGCGCCGGGATCTTCTTCGGGGTTTACGTGCTGTTGTTTTCGGTATGTTTCACCAATTTCTCCGGAGTGGTGATGGGGCTGATCGCCGCGGTGAATTATTGGATGGCTCAGCAGGAGGTCCAGCGCGGGGCGCAGCCCTGGTACTACTATCTGATCCTCCAAATTCCCATGTATGAGTATCTGCCGGCCCTGCTCGCGCTTACCGCTCCGGGGATCGCCCTTTTCCTGCGGCGCAAACCCGCATCCGCCGCGGCGGCCGGCAAGGCGGAAGACTCCATCGAGCGGGCGGAACCGACTTCCGTGTGGCGGTCGATCGCGGATTTCCCCATGGTATGGCTGTTCGGCTATTGGTCCCTGACGGCGCTGCTCGTATTCACGCTGGCCGGCGAAAAAATGCCGTGGCTGACGGTGCACATCGCTCTCCCGTTCATTCTTCTCGGGGGTTGGGCCGTTAGCCGGGTGGCTGAGGGTGTCGACTGGCCGGAAATTCTGGAATGGCCGCGCTGGGTCGGGTTGGCGGCGGTACCCGCCGCCCTGATCGCGGCGGTCGCCGCGGCCGGAAGCGCTTTGGGCGGCGCCCGGCCCCTGTCCGGTGACACGCTGGATGCGCTTTCCGCCAGCGGGGATTTCGTGTTCTTGTCGCTGATGGCGGTGGGGGGGATCCTGCTGATCGGCTCCCTCTGGCGGGGGGTGAATTCAGGCTTCTTCCCGCGTCTGGCCTACCTGGGAACCGCTCTGGTTCTTGGAATCTGCAGTATGCGCGCCGCCTGGATGGCGAGTTATATCCATTACGACGACGCGACGGAATTCCTGGTCTACGCCCACGCGGCCTCCGGCGTTAAGACGGCAATGACGCAGATCGAGGACATCTCCCGGAAGACCGCCGGAGGCGTGGATCTGGTCGTGCCGTACGACGTCCGTTCCGGATGGCTGTTGAACTGGTATCTGCGCGAATACCCGAACGCTTACAATTACGGAGACCGGCTGGAGAGGCCGCTCGCCGATGCTCCGGTGGTCATCGTCGGCGATTTTTATTGGTCGCAGGCGGATCAACTCCTTTCGGAAACGCATTATGCGTTCACCTACATGCGGATGTGGTGGCCGATGATGGATTATTTCGGCCTGACTTGGGACCGGGTTTGGAACGCCGTCAACGATCCGGCCTACCGCTCGGCGCTGTGGCGGATTTGGTTTTATCGCGACTACGGCGAATACGCCCGGCTGACCAACCAATCGCTGACCCTTTCGAATTGGCCTTCGGGGGAACGCATGCGCCTGTATGTGCGCAAGGATTTGGCCGCGCAGGTATGGCAATACGGCTCGGAAGCCTTCACGCCGCCGGCGGCTTTGGATCCGTATGCGGGCGCAGTTCGAAGCGTGGCCGCCGCGGACCTTTGGGGCCTGGAAGGCGAACAGACCGGAGCCTTCCAAAGGCCGCGGGCGGTCGCCGCCGCGCCGGACGGCTCGTTCTACGTCGCCGATACCGGCAACCACCGCATCCAGCATTTTGGTCCGCAGGGTGATTTCCTTACCGCGTGGGGCTCCTTCAGCGGGATGGAAGCCGCGCAGGCGCCGGAAGGGACCTTCAACGAGCCGTGGGGCGTCGCCGTGGGTCCGGACGGCTCGGTCTATGTCGCCGATACGTGGAATTACCGCGTGCAGAAATTCGCCCCAGACGGCGAATTCCTCGCCGTCTGGGGCGCAACCACGAGCGCGGATCCCGGCTATCAGTTCTACGGCCCCCGGGCGATCGCCGTGGATTCGCAGAACCGGGTTTTCGTCGCCGACACCGGAAACAAACGGATCGTATATTTCGATTCCGAAGGGAACTATCTGGGAGAGATCGGAAGCCCCGGATTTGACTACGGGCAATTCGACGAGCCGGTCGGGTTGGCGTTCGCGCCGGACGGCCGGTTGTACGTCGCCGATACCTGGAACCGCCGGATTCAGGTATTCCAGGAGATCGAAAGGAGATTCGAATATTTCACGGAGTGGCCGGTCGCCGGTTGGGAAGGGCAATCCACCGACACCAAGCCCTACCTCGCGGTGTCGGCCGACGGCCGGGTCTGGGCCACCGATCCGGGGAATGCAAGGATCCTCGTCTTCGACGCGGACGGGGCGTTCCTGTTCACCTTCGGGGCCTACGGGACGGATGCCGCTTCCTTTGCCATGCCGACCGGGATCGCCGTGGATGCGGAAGGGCGGGTCTTTGTAACCGATACCGACAATCACCGGGTGATGCTGTTCTCAGGATTGTAG
- the scpB gene encoding SMC-Scp complex subunit ScpB: MTTHAPEPLPLSALLESVLFVASDPVPVPVLANVLEVEADKVEEALKELGAEYGKRGLQILRMGDRIHITTSPRAAQIVERFLGIEHTIGLSRAALETLAILAYKQPLTRPQIDAIRGVNSESVLENLIAKDLVEEVGRTEGPGRPILYGTTEAFLRHFGLSSAADLPPLELEDPSKDDPAAAGTPAPLLKE, encoded by the coding sequence ATGACGACTCACGCCCCCGAACCCCTGCCGCTTAGCGCGCTGCTGGAAAGCGTGTTATTTGTCGCCTCCGATCCGGTCCCTGTTCCGGTCCTCGCCAACGTGCTGGAGGTGGAGGCCGACAAGGTGGAGGAGGCCCTCAAGGAGCTCGGCGCCGAATACGGGAAGCGCGGATTGCAGATCCTCCGCATGGGAGATCGGATCCATATCACCACCTCACCCCGCGCCGCGCAGATCGTTGAGCGGTTCCTTGGCATCGAGCACACCATCGGCTTGAGCCGCGCCGCGTTGGAGACCCTGGCGATCCTCGCCTACAAACAGCCCCTTACCCGCCCGCAGATCGACGCCATCCGGGGGGTGAATTCCGAAAGCGTCCTGGAAAACCTGATCGCCAAGGACCTGGTGGAGGAAGTGGGCCGGACCGAAGGACCGGGCCGGCCGATCCTGTACGGGACGACGGAAGCCTTCCTGCGGCATTTCGGATTAAGCTCGGCCGCGGACCTGCCGCCGCTGGAACTGGAAGATCCGTCCAAGGATGATCCTGCAGCCGCCGGAACCCCGGCGCCGCTGTTGAAGGAGTGA